A window of Polyangia bacterium contains these coding sequences:
- a CDS encoding lipase maturation factor family protein: MSFAPQTSPPDSADAEDAALATRIGRMLGGGSGPRMARLFHRLLALIFLIAWISLGVQVRVLIGARGLLPVADVFAAAHADQPAVSFADFPTLLWLAHGDAVLVAGTIVGALLALLALAGLRPRLCFALSTILYFSYATAGRLFLSFQWDNLLLECGFLAVFLPADRPSPAIHFLFRVLLFKLYFESGIAKWQSNLHDWQDGSAMTVYYETAPLPTALAWFAHNLPAWWHHVESRAVLLLELVVPFAIFGTRRARLCAAVAFTGFQILNIATANYGFFCYLALALNVFLLADPARLEDEEAPLLPPPTLARRGLVALGVTAFLGASLIEALFNFSDGGPLLARFSGVFALTQRTRVVNTYHLFAAITRERIEPEFQTLDAGADLADQGAWRAHDLWHKPGDPTRRPDFVAPHQPRVDFQLWFHGLSFRRRPAYMAVLLERMCEDAPAVQPLFQSPLPPHPAAVRVVYWQYHFTAPGDAPSSAVKAWWRRDRVATAAPILCPPATP; the protein is encoded by the coding sequence GTGTCGTTCGCGCCGCAAACGTCGCCGCCCGATTCGGCGGACGCCGAAGACGCCGCGCTGGCCACTCGCATCGGACGGATGCTGGGCGGCGGATCGGGGCCGCGGATGGCGCGGCTGTTTCACCGGCTGCTCGCCCTCATCTTCCTCATTGCCTGGATTTCACTGGGCGTGCAGGTGCGCGTGCTGATCGGCGCGCGGGGTCTTCTGCCGGTCGCCGACGTGTTCGCGGCGGCGCATGCCGACCAACCGGCGGTCTCGTTCGCCGATTTTCCGACGCTGCTGTGGCTGGCCCACGGCGACGCGGTGCTGGTGGCCGGCACCATCGTCGGCGCGCTGCTGGCCTTGCTGGCGCTGGCTGGCCTGCGGCCGCGCCTCTGCTTCGCGCTGTCGACGATCCTGTATTTCAGCTATGCCACCGCGGGTCGGCTGTTCCTGTCGTTTCAGTGGGACAATCTGCTTCTCGAGTGCGGATTCCTGGCGGTGTTCCTGCCCGCTGATCGCCCGTCGCCGGCCATTCATTTTCTGTTTCGGGTGCTGCTGTTCAAGCTGTACTTCGAATCTGGGATCGCCAAATGGCAGTCGAATCTCCACGACTGGCAGGACGGCAGCGCGATGACGGTTTACTACGAGACCGCCCCGCTGCCGACGGCGCTGGCCTGGTTCGCTCACAACCTGCCCGCCTGGTGGCACCACGTCGAAAGCCGCGCCGTGCTGCTGCTGGAGCTGGTGGTCCCGTTCGCCATCTTCGGAACGCGCCGCGCGCGCCTCTGCGCCGCCGTCGCCTTCACCGGGTTTCAGATCTTGAACATCGCCACCGCCAACTACGGGTTCTTCTGCTATCTGGCGCTGGCCCTGAACGTGTTCCTGCTGGCTGATCCGGCGCGCCTCGAGGACGAAGAGGCGCCGCTTTTGCCGCCGCCCACGCTGGCGCGCCGCGGGCTGGTCGCGCTCGGTGTGACGGCCTTCCTGGGGGCGTCGTTGATCGAAGCGCTGTTTAACTTCAGCGACGGCGGACCTTTGCTGGCGCGTTTTTCGGGCGTCTTCGCGCTGACGCAACGGACCCGCGTCGTGAACACCTATCATCTCTTCGCGGCCATCACCCGTGAACGCATCGAGCCCGAATTCCAAACCCTGGACGCCGGCGCTGATCTCGCCGACCAGGGTGCCTGGCGCGCACACGATCTGTGGCACAAGCCGGGCGATCCCACCCGCCGCCCGGACTTCGTCGCGCCGCACCAGCCGCGCGTGGATTTTCAGCTGTGGTTCCACGGCCTCAGTTTTCGCCGCCGGCCTGCATACATGGCGGTGTTGCTCGAACGAATGTGCGAGGATGCGCCGGCTGTGCAGCCGCTGTTTCAATCGCCGCTGCCGCCGCACCCGGCGGCGGTGCGCGTGGTTTACTGGCAGTATCACTTCACCGCGCCCGGCGATGCGCCATCGTCGGCGGTGAAAGCCTGGTGGCGCCGCGATCGCGTGGCCACCGCTGCGCCCATCCTCTGTCCCCCCGCTACACCATGA